In one window of Nicotiana tabacum cultivar K326 chromosome 12, ASM71507v2, whole genome shotgun sequence DNA:
- the LOC107766648 gene encoding polyadenylate-binding protein RBP47-like: protein MQKNNGTESQENKQQPPPQPSQPTASQPQQQGVSGGTVVPVVAAQQQPWVAMQYPAAAMVMQHPMMPAPHYPPHYMPYHPHHHHHLLHHHPPPPHSPSPHQQQGGGGSNNNNNNNENRTIWVGDLLNWMDEDYLRNCFASTNEVASIKVIRNKQTGFSEGYGFVEFFTHAAAEKVLQTYSCMTMPNVDQPFRLNWATFSMGDKRANNGSDLSIFVGDLAADVTDTLLHETFATKYPSVKAAKVVFDANTGRSKGYGFVRFGDDNERSQAMTEMNGVYCSSRPMRIGAATPRKSSGYQQQYSSQGGYSNGGPAQGSQPDADSTNTTIFVGGLDPNVSDEDLRQPFAQYGEIVSVKIPVGKGCGFVQFANRNDAEEALQKLNGTAIGKQTVRLSWGRNPANKQSRGDFGNQWTGPYYGGHFYDGYGYAFPPQHDPGMYAAAAAAYGAYPMYGTHQQQVS from the exons ATGCAGAAGAATAACGGTACTGAATCTCAAGAAAATAAACAACAACCGCCGCCGCAGCCGTCACAACCTACGGCTTCACAGCCACAACAGCAGGGGGTGAGTGGGGGAACGGTTGTACCAGTGGTGGCGGCGCAACAGCAGCCTTGGGTAGCGATGCAGTACCCGGCGGCGGCGATGGTAATGCAGCATCCAATGATGCCGGCCCCACATTATCCGCCACACTACATGCCGTATCATCCACACCACCACCACCATCTCCTCCACCACCACCCGCCGCCGCCTCACTCGCCGTCGCCACATCAGCAGCAAGGTGGAGGAGgatctaataataataataataacaatgagaACCGAACGATCTGGGTCGGTGATCTTCTTAATTGGATGGACGAGGATTATCTACGTAACTGCTTTGCTTCCACTAACGAG GTTGCCTCTATCAAGGTAATTCGTAATAAACAGACTGGTTTCTCCGAAGGATATGGTTTTGTGGAATTCTTCACACACGCAGCTGCAGAGAAAGTTCTGCAGACATATTCTTGCATGACAATGCCTAATGTGGATCAACCTTTCCGTCTGAATTGGGCTACATTCAGCATGGGTGACAAGCGAGCAAACAACGGTTCTGATCTTTCCATCTTTGTAGGAGATTTAGCTGCAGATGTTACTGATACCTTACTGCATGAAACTTTTGCGACAAAATATCCTTCTGTTAAAGCTGCTAAAGTTGTCTTCGATGCCAACACTGGTCGTTCAAAAGGATATGGTTTTGTAAGGTTTGGAGATGATAATGAGAGGTCTCAAGCTATGACTGAAATGAATGGTGTGTATTGTTCAAGCAGGCCCATGCGAATTGGTGCAGCCACACCACGGAAATCATCAGGATACCAACAACAATATTCTTCTCAAG GTGGATACTCCAACGGTGGACCAGCTCAAGGATCACAACCTGATGCAGATTCTACAAATACAACA ATTTTTGTTGGAGGGCTAGACCCCAATGTCAGTGATGAAGATCTTAGACAGCCTTTCGCACAGTACGGTGAAATAGTTTCTGTAAAAATACCAGTTGGGAAAGGGTGTGGGTTTGTGCAATTCGCGAACAG GAACGATGCAGAGGAAGCCTTACAGAAGCTGAACGGAACTGCTATTGGCAAGCAAACAGTGCGCCTTTCTTGGGGACGAAACCCTGCAAATAAACAG TCAAGAGGTGATTTTGGAAACCAGTGGACTGGGCCATACTATGGGGGACATTTTTATGATGGTTATGGGTATGCATTCCCACCACAGCATGACCCAGGGATGTACGCTGCAGCTGCTGCCGCCTATGGGGCTTATCCGATGTACGGGACTCACCAGCAACAAGTAAGCTGA
- the LOC142167022 gene encoding putative F-box/LRR-repeat protein At4g15060: MECKIDALSDELLVAILSYLSVKKAATTCLVSRRWRYLWQYTSGCLEIYDRDKSTRDPNVEHEFVKLVNHVLKLHQGPTLDQFRVGFCFGGSFFTFDHWIKFAIEKEVKVFELNLATGGGFGVGLRYYCFPDIEKLSSKLKISRFCCNLKSLSLVNIGVKEEVVHFFLSNCPCLEKVRVSGSKCLQNLKVTGALPSLKFMEISRCYNVQVLEVDASNLESFTYIGPDILVPFQNLPKLSELSIGHQYCHSFIFDADKHTRYSSKLRKLRLIVPPQVVTSF; this comes from the coding sequence ATGGAGTGTAAGATTGACGCATTGTCCGATGAGTTGCTTGTGGCAATTCTTTCATATTTATCAGTAAAGAAAGCAGCAACAACCTGTCTTGTCTCTCGTAGATGGAGATATTTATGGCAGTATACCTCTGGCTGTCTTGAGATTTATGATAGGGATAAAAGCACTAGAGATCCGAATGTAGAACATGAGTTTGTGAAGTTGGTAAATCATGTTTTGAAATTGCACCAAGGTCCAACTTTAGATCAATTCCGAGTTGGTTTTTGCTTTGGTGGTAGTTTTTTCACTTTTGATCACTGGATTAAATTTGCCATTGAAAAAGAAGTCAAAGTATTTGAATTGAACTTAGCAACTGGCGGTGGATTTGGTGTTGGATTGCGATATTATTGTTTTCCTGACATTGAGAAATTGTCGTCTAAGCTAAAGATTTCCAGATTTTGTTGTAATCTAAAATCACTTAGCCTAGTTAATATCGGTGTTAAGGAAGAAGTCGTTCATTTTTTTCTATCCAATTGTCCATGCCTCGAGAAAGTACGTGTTTCAGGTTCTAAATGTCTACAGAATTTGAAAGTTACGggtgcacttcctagtttgaagtTCATGGAAATATCACGGTGTTACAATGTCCAGGTTCTGGAGGTTGATGCTTCAAATCTAGAGTCTTTTACATATATTGGACCTGATATACTTGTGCCTTTTCAGAATCTACCCAAGTTATCTGAGCTATCAATCGGACATCAGTATTGTCATTCTTTTATCTTTGATGCGGACAAGCACACACGCTATTCCTCTAAGCTGAGAAAGCTTAGACTAATAGTGCCTCCTCAGGTTGTAACGTCAttttga
- the LOC107766649 gene encoding uncharacterized protein LOC107766649, producing MGSDKQSSGLLDTLKMETVRTILTHSYPYPHEHSRHLVIAVFVGCLFFISSDNMHTLIQKLDSNVKWWSMYACLLGFFYFFSSPFIGKTFKPSYSNFSRWYIAWILVAALYHLPSFQSMGVDLRMNLSLFLTLFVSSILFLLIFHVIFLGLWYLGLVARVAGKRPEILTIVQNCAVLSIACCVFYSHCGNLAVVREKTFDRRNSWFSLWNKEERNTWLAKFVGMTKLKDQVCKSWFAPVGSASDYPFLSKWVIYGELTCNGSCAESSNEISPLYSLWATFIGLYIANYVVERSSGWALSRPLSLKEFDKLKKKQTKPEFLDMVPWYSGTSADLFKTMFDLLVSVTLFVGRFDMRMMQAAMSRVEDGAKQEDLLYDQFSEKDGLWFDFMADTGDGGNSSYTVARLLAQPSLRLQVKGSMLTLPRGDMLLIGGDLAYPNPSSFTYEKRLFRPFEYALQPPMWYKEEHIAVSKPELPPEVHELRQYDGPQCFVIPGNHDWFDGLQTYMRYICHKSWLGGWFMPQKKSYFALQLPKRWWVFGLDLALHCDIDIYQFKFFSELVRDKVGENDSVIIMTHEPNWLLDWYFNQVTGKNVTYLIRDHLKGRCRLRIAGDVHHYMRHSYVPSDKPVYVQHLLVNGCGGAFLHPTHVFRNFKEIYGTSYESKASYPTFEDSTRIALGNILKFRKKNWQFDVIGGMIYFILVFSMFPQCQLGHILKDGTFSGRVGTFFGTVWDSFVYMVGCSYVSVAGAMLLLVIAIAFVPSKMSWKKRLFIGILHVSAHLAAALILMLLMELGVETCIRHKLLATSGYHTLYEWYRSVESEHFPDPTGLRARIEQWTFGLYPACIKYLMSGFDVPEVMAVTRSNICKNGMDSLSRGGAVIYYASVFLYFWVLSTPVVSLILGSYLYICINWLHIHFDEAFSSLRIANYKAFTRFHINKKGDLEVFTLAVDKVPKEWKLDPKWDGESKQPQEPSYLQKFPSKWRAKVLQQDPVNTVRIIDHFVIEQKEKPDSELSNGSLNQ from the exons ATGGGGTCCGACAAGCAGTCCAGTGGTCTGCTTGATACTCTAAAAATGGAGACAGTTAGGACAATCTTAACTCACTCTTATCCTTATCCACATGAGCATTCGCGGCATTTGGTCATCGCAGTGTTTGTGGGATGCTTATTCTTTATATCATCAGATAACATGCATACACTTATTCAGAAGTTAGATAGCAATGTCAAGTGGTGGTCAATGTATGCATGTTTGCTCGGattcttttacttcttttcatCTCCATTTATAGGGAAAACATTCAAACCAAGTTATTCAAATTTTAGTCGTTG GTATATAGCTTGGATACTTGTGGCTGCTCTCTATCATCTTCCCAGTTTTCAATCTATGGGAGTAGATCTCAGAATGAACCTGTCTTTGTTTCTGACCTTATTTGTCTCATCCATTTTGTTTCTTCTCATTTTCCATGTTATATTTCTCGGGCTTTGGTATCTTGGCCTTGTTGCTCGCGTGGCTGGAAAGAGGCCCGAGATCCTGACAATTGTTCAAAACTGTGCT GTTTTAAGCATAGCCTGCTGCGTGTTTTATAGTCACTGTGGTAACCTTGCTGTAGTAAGGGAAAAGACATTTGACCGGAGGAATTCTTGGTTTTCGTTGTGGAACAAGGAAGAGCGGAACACTTGGCTTGCGAAATTCGTAGGCATGACTAAGTTAAAAGACCAAGTTTGCAAATCTTGGTTTGCTCCGGTTGGCTCAGCCAGTGATTATCCCTTTTTGTCCAAGTGGGTCATTTATGGAGAG TTAACTTGCAACGGCTCATGTGCAGAATCGTCAAATGAAATTTCTCCGCTATATTCATTGTGGGCCACTTTTATAGGCCTCTACATTGCAAATTACGTTGTGGAAAGGTCATCAGG ATGGGCTCTCTCGCGTCCTTTGTCACTCAAAGAGTTtgacaaattgaagaaaaagcaAACAAAACCTGAGTTCTTGGATATGGTTCCTTGGTATTCGGG GACATCTGCTGATTTATTCAAGACTATGTTTGACCTGCTGGTCTCGGTAACTTTGTTTGTTGGACGCTTTGATATGCGAATGATGCAG GCGGCTATGAGCAGGGTTGAAGACGGGGCTAAGCAGGAGGATCTTTTGTATGATCAATTCAGTGAAAAGGATGGTCTGTGGTTTGACTTCATGGCTGATACAGGAGATGGTGGAAATTCTTCCTACACTGTGGCTCGGCTTCTTGCTCAACCTTCACTCCGGCTCCAAGTCAAGGGTTCCATGCTTACACTGCCACGTGGAGACATGCTTCTTATTGGGGGTGACCTTGC GTATCCTAATCCATCATCATTTACATATGAGAAGCGCCTTTTTCGTCCGTTTGAATATGCTCTTCAGCCTCCTATGTGGTATAAGGAAGAGCATATTGCTGTAAGCAAGCCTGAATTACCTCCTGAGGTGCATGAACTTAGGCAGTATGATGGACCTCAGTGTTTTGTCATCCCTGGAAACCACG ACTGGTTTGATGGACTTCAGACTTATATGAGGTACATTTGTCACAAGAGTTGGTTGGGTGGTTGGTTTATGCCTCAAAAGAAAAGTTATTTTGCATTGCAGCTCCCAAAAAGGTGGTGGGTATTTGGTCTTGATCTTGCTCTCCATTGTGATATTGACATATACCAATTCAAGTTCTTCTCAGAGTTAGTGAGGGATAAG GTCGGGGAGAATGATTCCGTGATCATTATGACGCATGAGCCTAATTGGCTTCTTGATTGGTACTTTAATCAAGTGACTGGAAAGAATGTTACCTACTTGATACGCGACCATTTAAAGGGAAGGTGTAGACTTCGGATTGCTGGAGATGTGCATCACTATATGCGCCATTCATATGTTCCATCGGATAAGCCCGTTTATGTCCAACATTTACTTGTTaatggttgtggtggtgcttttTTGCACCCTACGCATGTCTTCAGGAATTTCAAGGAAATATATGGAACCTCGTATGAGAGCAAAGCTTCTTACCCAACTTTTGAAGATTCAACCAGG ATTGCTTTGGGAAATATATTGAAATTTAGGAAGAAAAACTGGCAATTTGATGTTATTGGTGGCATGATATATTTCATATTGGTCTTCTCTATGTTTCCCCAg TGTCAGCTAGGTCACATTTTAAAGGATGGCACCTTCTCGGGTCGAGTGGGAACCTTCTTTGGCACAGTTTGGGATTCTTTTGTGTACATGGTGGGATGCTCATATGTATCGGTAGCTGGTGCTATGTTACTTTTAGTAATCGCAATAGCCTTTGTGCCTTCTAAGATGTCTTGGAAAAAGAGACTATTTATTGGGATTCTTCATGTGTCCGCACACTTGGCTGCTGCCTTAATTCTCATGCTCTTGATGGAATTAGGTGTTGAGACATGTATTCGGCATAAGTTACTTGCAACTTCAG GTTATCACACTTTATATGAATGGTACCGGTCTGTGGAGAGTGAGCATTTTCCGGACCCAACTGGCCTTAGGGCGCGTATAGAACAATGGACGTTTGGCCTTTATCCAGCATGTATCAAGTATCTCATGTCCGGTTTTGACGTTCCTGAG GTAATGGCGGTTACCAGGAGTAATATTTGCAAAAATGGGATGGATTCTCTCTCCCGAGGGGGTGCTGTAATATATTATGCATCTGTCTTCCTTTATTTTTGGGTATTATCAACTCCGGTGGTTTCTTTGATTCTTGGAAGCTACCTGTACATTTGCATCAATTGGCTTCACATACATTTTGATGAAGCATTTTCATCACTCCGCATTGCAAATTACAAGGCATTTACACGGTTCCATATCAATAAAAAAGGCGATCTTGAAGTTTTTACCCTTGCAGTTGATAAG
- the LOC107766650 gene encoding uncharacterized protein LOC107766650, whose amino-acid sequence MLAACESLLFFTFLVNASPLLSNFTARIQYTGVLAEERMDIHRHVERTAWRATRIVHNHLKVVKIIGFTGCRSDFNLALHLLGIGESLKKMILQPTNDRHHYKVKEMAATLMEKQSKQLEERLPPGAKLVML is encoded by the exons ATGTTGGCAGCTTGTGAAAGCCTACTCTTCTTCACCTTTTTGGTCAATGCATCTCCTTTGCTGTCTAATTTCACAGCTCGA ATACAATACACCGGTGTCTTAGCTGAGGAG CGTATGGATATTCACCGTCATGTTGAACGTACAGCTTGGCGGGCTACCCGTATTGTTCACAACCATCTAAAGGTGGTGAAGATAATTGGTTTTACAGGATGTAGAAGTGATTTTAACCTTGCCTTGCATTTACTTGGAATTGGAGAGTCTCTTAAGAAGATGATCCTACAGCCTACTAATGACAGGCATCACTACAAGGTTAAGGAAATGGCTGCTACATTAATGGAAAAGCAGAGCAAGCAACTTGAAGAGAGGTTGCCACCAGGGGCTAAATTGGTGATGCTATAG